A genome region from Taeniopygia guttata chromosome 5, bTaeGut7.mat, whole genome shotgun sequence includes the following:
- the LOC140684238 gene encoding uncharacterized protein — MQAIDSVGKRQRKVTESPSSSLAERIGRSKAVGCSGGHRPAARADREAAGRAGPGRAGLAGTEPEATPGQSRLRPRDRRLLVAEQQCEEGDGRSRGLGRAGVREGGARPHQGRLLARPHSDTVRTGARRRRPLISPQHPAMAAETLHSLVATESEDVRKSTAILSVFQDTKKDEHYANQCYFKYNIDKNHCIKIKMLIMI; from the exons ATGCAAGCAATTGACTCGGTGGgcaaaagacaaagaaaagttacagaaagcccttcTTCGTCCCTTGCGGAACGGATTGGCAGAAGTAAGGCAGTGGGCTGTAGCGGCGGGCACCGGCCAGCCGCCCGGGCGGACCGCGAAGcggcaggcagagcggggccgggcagagcggggctggccggcaccgagcctgaggcgACCCCGGGGCAGAGCAGACTTCGGCCAagagacagaaggctccttgttgcCGAGCAACAGTgcgaggagggagatgggcgttcccgggggctcggccgcgctggagtCAGAGaaggcggggcgcggccgcatcaggGGCGTCTCCTCGCCCGTCCCCACAGTGACACAGTAAGGACAGGAGCGAGACGGCGCCGCCCCCTCAtctccccgcagcacccagccatggcggcggagacgctgcacagcctggttgccacg GAGTCAGAAGATGTAAGAAAAAGCAcagcaatactgagtgttttccaagataccaagaaggatgaacattatgcaaatcaatgttatttcaaatacaatatagataaaaatcactgtataaagataaaaatgttaataatgatttaa